The following coding sequences lie in one Bacteroidota bacterium genomic window:
- a CDS encoding type IIA DNA topoisomerase subunit B — MTENYTDDSIQTLDWKEHIRLRPGMYIGKLGDGNSHDDGIYVLLKEVIDNSIDEYMMGHGKSIEITINDNKVTVRDYGRGIPLGKVIDCVSRINTGAKYGSGAFKKSVGLNGVGTKAVNALSSWFRAQSIRDGQTKVVEYHRGELVHDFPLEPCDERPGTIISFIPDESVFGKFRYLPEYVEEMLWNYAFLNNGLTLHFNGQKFLAKNGLLDLLERNMPGPDNKIYPIIHIKEDDFECAFTHSNNTYNEEYYSFVNGQHTTQGGTHQNAFREAFVKTVRDFFKKDYDTADIRNSLVAAISIKVQEPVFESQTKTKLGSVYMEPNGRSIRNFIGDIISKHLDNYLHMNPETAEALQRKIMQSEKERRDMANIKKLARESVKKVSLHNKKLRDCRIHYNSNHEKRLETTLFITEGDSASGSITKSRDVQTQAVFSLKGKPLNCYGLSKKIVYENEEFNLLQAAINVDESMENLRYNNIVIATDADVDGMHIRLLLLTFFLQFYPDLVRAGHLYILQTPLFRVRNKKETIYCYSDEERQQALRKLGQNVEITRFKGLGEISPDEFRFFIGPNMRLDPVILRRDLSIPEILSYYMGKNTPDRQQFIINNLRLEEDLTEEKVRVD; from the coding sequence ATGACGGAAAACTACACCGACGACAGCATCCAAACCCTTGACTGGAAGGAACATATCCGCCTGAGGCCCGGCATGTATATCGGAAAACTGGGCGATGGCAACTCGCACGACGATGGCATTTATGTGTTGCTCAAGGAAGTGATCGACAACAGCATTGACGAGTATATGATGGGTCATGGCAAGTCGATCGAAATTACCATCAACGACAATAAGGTTACGGTACGCGACTACGGGCGCGGCATCCCCCTGGGCAAAGTGATCGACTGTGTGAGCCGCATCAATACCGGCGCCAAGTATGGCTCAGGCGCTTTTAAAAAGTCGGTGGGGCTCAACGGCGTGGGTACAAAAGCCGTGAACGCCTTGTCGTCGTGGTTTCGTGCGCAAAGCATACGCGATGGCCAGACCAAGGTGGTGGAGTATCACCGCGGCGAACTGGTGCACGATTTCCCCCTGGAGCCGTGCGACGAGCGGCCGGGCACCATCATCAGCTTTATTCCGGACGAATCAGTCTTCGGAAAGTTTCGCTATCTGCCTGAATACGTGGAGGAAATGTTGTGGAACTATGCCTTTCTGAACAATGGGCTCACCCTCCACTTCAACGGGCAGAAGTTTCTGGCAAAAAACGGCTTGCTCGACCTGCTGGAACGCAATATGCCCGGGCCGGACAACAAGATTTACCCCATTATCCACATCAAGGAAGACGATTTCGAATGCGCCTTCACCCACAGCAACAATACCTATAACGAGGAATACTACAGCTTTGTCAACGGCCAGCACACCACACAGGGAGGCACGCATCAGAATGCGTTTCGCGAAGCCTTTGTGAAAACCGTGCGCGATTTTTTCAAAAAAGATTACGACACTGCCGACATCCGCAACTCGCTGGTGGCGGCCATAAGCATCAAGGTGCAGGAACCCGTGTTTGAGTCGCAGACCAAAACCAAGCTCGGATCGGTGTATATGGAGCCCAACGGACGGTCGATCCGCAACTTCATTGGCGACATCATCAGCAAGCACCTCGACAATTACCTCCACATGAACCCCGAAACGGCCGAAGCCCTGCAACGCAAGATCATGCAGAGCGAAAAGGAACGCCGCGACATGGCCAACATCAAAAAACTGGCCCGGGAGAGTGTGAAAAAAGTGAGCCTGCACAACAAAAAACTCCGCGACTGCCGCATTCACTATAACTCCAATCACGAAAAACGCCTCGAAACCACCCTGTTCATCACCGAGGGCGATTCGGCTTCGGGCAGCATCACCAAAAGTCGCGACGTGCAAACCCAGGCAGTGTTTAGCCTGAAAGGCAAACCACTGAACTGCTACGGATTGAGCAAAAAAATCGTGTACGAAAACGAAGAGTTCAATCTGCTTCAGGCTGCCATCAATGTGGACGAGTCGATGGAAAACCTCCGGTACAACAACATTGTGATTGCTACCGACGCCGATGTGGATGGCATGCACATCCGCCTGTTGCTGCTCACTTTCTTCCTTCAGTTTTACCCCGATCTGGTGCGTGCCGGACACCTCTACATCCTGCAGACTCCCTTGTTCAGGGTGCGCAACAAAAAGGAAACCATCTACTGTTATTCCGATGAGGAGCGACAGCAGGCCCTGCGCAAACTCGGCCAGAATGTTGAGATCACCCGTTTTAAAGGCTTGGGCGAGATCTCGCCTGATGAGTTCCGTTTCTTCATTGGTCCCAATATGCGCCTCGATCCGGTGATTCTGCGCCGCGACCTTTCCATTCCTGAGATCCTGAGTTATTACATGGGCAAAAACACCCCTGACCGTCAGCAGTTTATCATCAACAACCTCAGGCTCGAGGAAGACCTCACCGAAGAAAAGGTCAGGGTTGATTAA
- a CDS encoding T9SS type A sorting domain-containing protein, protein MRTFTLLLAALLMAGTALGQRKPATENKPQHSVYQQLKKDFERKAPQAKEARTPDMMQIIRQRDQYRLLQVVNLMHWEGQYDTMSRTSYYYEGFSHLPAYTVEEHHDGSTFFPGTRIYYYFDAQDRDTMWVWQNYGGFRDWENAMRETWRYDSYGNEYLYLNDFWDISSAQWLLQFANRASHEYDSAGNVLSITYADYYNDQWFPFSRTIFEYDNDGRHTATVEQSWEEIDGKWVNMWREGYQLNAQNEWEVVKYYNWNDFDQQWELEGKATDITWLDFSQFKWLTVTLQIWDGQGWENDQRGACTYNANELLLTSTFEIWDGLAWENDFRERYEYDQYSFNTLEVMETWENGEWMIYNGQKINVDYDANANPVVMVAEFYDWGIGLWVISGKMLLTWETVTSLPEPLSLGMSLYPNPVTTQIHLKLNENLVDKAQFAIYNTSAQLMQSGRLNGLAIDVEQLPAGIYLLRLQHEGRTTTQKFIKR, encoded by the coding sequence ATGAGAACATTTACCCTCCTTTTAGCGGCCTTATTAATGGCCGGCACCGCCCTGGGCCAGCGTAAACCGGCCACAGAAAACAAGCCCCAACATTCGGTGTACCAACAACTCAAAAAAGATTTTGAGAGAAAGGCACCACAGGCAAAAGAGGCACGCACACCCGACATGATGCAGATCATCAGGCAGCGCGATCAATACCGGCTTCTGCAAGTGGTCAACCTGATGCACTGGGAAGGACAATACGACACCATGTCGCGCACTTCGTATTATTATGAAGGCTTCAGCCATCTGCCTGCCTACACCGTGGAAGAACACCACGACGGCAGCACATTTTTTCCGGGCACCAGAATCTATTACTACTTCGATGCACAGGATCGCGATACCATGTGGGTGTGGCAGAATTACGGCGGATTTCGCGACTGGGAAAACGCCATGCGCGAGACCTGGCGATATGACAGCTACGGCAACGAATACCTTTATCTGAACGACTTCTGGGACATCAGCAGCGCCCAATGGTTGTTGCAGTTTGCCAACCGTGCCTCGCACGAATACGACAGCGCCGGCAATGTGCTGAGCATTACCTATGCCGATTATTACAATGACCAATGGTTTCCGTTCAGCCGGACAATCTTCGAATACGACAACGATGGCAGGCATACGGCCACAGTGGAGCAGTCGTGGGAAGAAATCGACGGCAAATGGGTGAATATGTGGCGTGAGGGATACCAACTCAATGCCCAGAACGAATGGGAAGTGGTAAAATACTACAACTGGAACGATTTCGACCAGCAGTGGGAACTCGAGGGCAAAGCCACCGACATCACCTGGCTCGATTTCAGCCAGTTCAAATGGCTCACCGTAACCCTGCAGATATGGGACGGACAAGGCTGGGAAAACGACCAAAGGGGCGCCTGCACCTACAACGCCAACGAGCTGCTGCTCACCTCAACCTTCGAGATTTGGGATGGCCTGGCATGGGAAAACGATTTCAGGGAACGCTATGAATACGACCAATACAGCTTCAACACCCTGGAGGTCATGGAAACCTGGGAAAACGGGGAATGGATGATCTATAATGGCCAAAAAATCAATGTGGACTACGACGCCAATGCCAACCCTGTTGTTATGGTGGCAGAATTTTACGACTGGGGAATCGGCCTCTGGGTCATCAGCGGAAAAATGCTGCTCACCTGGGAGACAGTGACCTCTTTGCCTGAACCCCTCAGCCTTGGGATGAGCCTGTATCCCAATCCTGTAACCACACAAATCCACCTGAAGCTGAACGAAAACCTGGTGGACAAAGCACAATTTGCCATCTATAATACTTCTGCGCAACTCATGCAATCCGGCAGGTTGAACGGACTGGCAATTGATGTGGAGCAACTTCCGGCAGGCATCTATCTGCTTCGCCTGCAGCACGAAGGGCGCACCACGACACAAAAGTTCATCAAACGTTGA
- a CDS encoding arsenic efflux protein has protein sequence MEAFQLMLQQTLIITTFVLGLMMVIEYVNIQTRGLWSEKIQQKPFMQIVLGSLMGVIPGCLGSYTMVSLYVHRVVMFPAIVATMIATSGDEAFLMFSVIPATALKLNVILFFVALVAGVVIHYTVKNKHIGLGSHAELPLHSHAEECNPVHPRYAIQNLRDITFTRALLLAGILGILFMLATGVVDGAHHLNTLMGDAGLVHDHAHAHAHAHDHDHGGEADWIRLSLIGLFTILLFIVLSAREHFLQEHLWHHIIKKHFFKIFAWTLGVLAFIYVLNLYVDLRMWISENVWTVLFIALLIGIIPESGPHYVFVLLFAQGAVPFSILLASSIAQDGHGTLPLLAESPKGFAAVKIVNLLVALLVGGLGVWMGW, from the coding sequence ATGGAAGCATTTCAGCTGATGTTGCAGCAAACCCTCATCATCACTACGTTTGTCCTTGGGTTGATGATGGTGATCGAATATGTGAACATCCAAACCCGGGGCTTGTGGTCGGAAAAGATTCAGCAGAAGCCCTTCATGCAGATTGTGTTGGGTTCGCTCATGGGGGTCATTCCCGGTTGCCTGGGCTCCTACACCATGGTCTCGCTCTATGTGCATCGCGTGGTCATGTTTCCGGCCATAGTAGCCACCATGATCGCCACCTCGGGCGATGAGGCATTTCTGATGTTTTCCGTCATACCTGCTACTGCGCTCAAGCTGAATGTGATCTTGTTTTTCGTCGCGCTGGTGGCGGGCGTCGTCATTCACTACACGGTGAAGAACAAACATATCGGACTGGGAAGCCATGCCGAGCTGCCCCTTCACAGCCATGCAGAGGAATGCAATCCGGTGCACCCGCGCTATGCAATTCAAAATCTCAGAGACATCACTTTTACCCGGGCATTGTTGCTGGCCGGCATTCTTGGGATTCTCTTTATGCTGGCAACCGGAGTTGTGGATGGGGCACATCACCTGAATACGCTTATGGGCGATGCCGGTCTGGTGCATGATCATGCGCATGCCCATGCCCATGCGCACGACCACGACCATGGCGGGGAGGCCGACTGGATCCGCCTGAGCCTCATTGGTTTATTTACTATCCTGCTGTTTATCGTGCTATCGGCAAGGGAACATTTCCTGCAGGAACATCTCTGGCACCATATCATCAAAAAACATTTCTTCAAAATCTTTGCCTGGACCCTGGGAGTGCTGGCGTTCATCTACGTGCTGAACTTGTATGTAGATCTCCGGATGTGGATCTCGGAGAATGTGTGGACGGTGCTGTTTATCGCTTTGCTCATCGGCATCATTCCCGAATCGGGGCCGCATTATGTGTTTGTGCTGCTCTTTGCCCAGGGGGCAGTGCCCTTCAGTATCTTGCTTGCCAGCAGCATCGCGCAGGATGGACATGGCACCCTGCCATTGCTGGCCGAATCGCCCAAAGGGTTTGCCGCCGTCAAAATTGTCAACCTTTTAGTTGCCTTGCTTGTAGGAGGGCTTGGTGTGTGGATGGGATGGTGA
- a CDS encoding flippase-like domain-containing protein, which translates to MKRYKKQLVALLKLIVSVLALYVVFRKLDLESLGALLARLRIWPLLAATLMFVLSKALSAVRLQLLFSYSGLQIGQLENARLYLLGMFYNLFLPGGIGGDGYKIFYLNRRYHTAARISLTAILLDRLSGVFMLALLALLLLIVLNRHNELAVWSVAAIPLLVLAFCIMMRVFFRKLMPVFLLMNVYSLGVQLFQLVSVYFILLSLAQTNDLLPYFFLFLVSSIVTIIPITIGGAGARELTFLYGAKWFGVNVELAVAISFIFYLITAITSLAGIYYAIRGVRDPDETNAD; encoded by the coding sequence GTGAAAAGGTATAAAAAACAGCTTGTTGCCCTGCTCAAGCTCATCGTCTCAGTGCTGGCGTTGTATGTAGTTTTCCGGAAGCTGGATCTGGAGAGCCTTGGTGCCCTGCTGGCCAGGCTGCGGATTTGGCCCCTGCTCGCTGCAACCTTGATGTTCGTTTTGTCGAAAGCCTTGTCGGCCGTGCGTCTGCAGCTGTTGTTCAGCTATTCCGGCTTGCAGATCGGTCAGCTCGAAAATGCCCGGCTCTACCTGCTTGGGATGTTTTACAATCTTTTCCTGCCCGGGGGCATTGGCGGCGACGGGTACAAGATTTTCTACCTGAACAGGCGTTACCATACCGCGGCGCGTATTAGCCTTACGGCCATCCTGCTCGACCGTTTATCGGGGGTGTTTATGCTGGCATTGCTGGCCTTACTCCTGCTGATCGTGCTCAACAGGCACAACGAACTTGCAGTCTGGTCAGTCGCTGCCATCCCTTTGCTGGTTTTGGCATTCTGCATCATGATGCGTGTTTTTTTCCGCAAGCTCATGCCTGTTTTCTTGCTGATGAACGTTTATTCGCTTGGCGTACAACTGTTTCAGCTGGTTTCGGTCTATTTCATTCTGCTTAGCCTTGCACAAACCAATGATCTTCTTCCGTATTTTTTTCTGTTTCTGGTCTCATCCATTGTCACCATCATACCGATCACTATTGGTGGGGCTGGGGCGAGGGAACTGACCTTTCTCTATGGTGCAAAGTGGTTCGGAGTGAATGTGGAGCTTGCGGTAGCCATTAGTTTCATTTTTTATCTGATTACTGCAATCACCTCATTGGCAGGCATCTATTATGCAATTCGTGGAGTTCGCGATCCGGATGAAACAAATGCCGATTGA
- a CDS encoding glycosyltransferase family 2 protein, whose amino-acid sequence MKKISVVVTVFNEEDNVLPLYRKVVEALGGMDFELIFVNDGSTDQTLHKLMSIRDQRVRLVEFRKNYGQSAALHAGIRLASGDFIVTMDGDLQNDPADIPAMVEAADQGNFDLVAGIRVNRKDDFFIRKIPSYIANRIIMRATGVRIKDNGCALKVFRKELIKGIGIYGEMHRFISVLAALEGARITQVPVRHHPRVHGSSKYGLSRTFKVISDLLLLVFQRSYLQRPMHFFGKWGGLIFLVGALINLYLLAIKLMGEDIGGKPLLFLGVMMVITGFQLITTGIIIELQMRTYYESQDKPHYQIRNIYQAGEKV is encoded by the coding sequence ATGAAAAAGATATCTGTCGTAGTTACGGTGTTCAACGAAGAGGACAATGTCTTGCCGCTTTATCGCAAGGTCGTGGAGGCGCTCGGAGGGATGGATTTCGAGCTGATTTTTGTGAACGATGGTTCGACCGACCAGACCCTGCACAAGCTGATGAGCATCAGGGACCAAAGGGTAAGGCTTGTGGAATTTCGAAAAAACTATGGCCAGAGTGCAGCCCTTCATGCTGGCATCAGGCTGGCTTCGGGCGATTTTATCGTTACAATGGACGGCGACCTGCAGAACGATCCTGCCGACATCCCGGCCATGGTCGAAGCTGCCGATCAGGGTAATTTCGACCTGGTTGCCGGAATCAGGGTAAACCGTAAAGATGATTTTTTTATCCGTAAGATACCTTCTTATATAGCCAATCGCATTATTATGCGTGCCACAGGCGTCAGAATCAAGGACAACGGCTGTGCCCTCAAGGTATTTCGCAAGGAACTTATCAAAGGGATTGGCATCTACGGCGAGATGCACAGGTTTATTTCGGTGCTGGCTGCCCTCGAGGGAGCGCGCATCACCCAGGTGCCGGTGCGGCATCATCCGCGTGTTCACGGCAGTTCGAAGTATGGGTTGTCGCGCACCTTCAAGGTAATCAGCGATTTGCTGCTTCTTGTTTTTCAACGCAGCTACCTGCAGCGGCCCATGCATTTCTTCGGCAAATGGGGTGGCCTCATCTTTCTCGTTGGTGCATTGATCAATCTTTATCTGCTGGCTATCAAGCTAATGGGTGAAGACATTGGGGGAAAACCTTTGCTTTTTCTGGGCGTGATGATGGTGATCACCGGTTTTCAACTCATTACTACCGGCATCATCATCGAACTGCAGATGCGCACCTATTATGAGTCGCAGGACAAGCCGCATTACCAGATCAGAAACATCTATCAGGCTGGTGAAAAGGTATAA
- a CDS encoding NAD-dependent epimerase/dehydratase family protein gives MPHILLTGMAGFIGFHLAKRLADEGFAITGIDNLNAYYDPRLKAGRLAELGFDHQVFDEETAYTSGLFPHMRFIKADLSNITFLDRTFAESQFDLVIHLAAQPGIRASISKPYAYLKDNLEVFLNILEACRNHPVRHLIYASSSSVYGSNSKLPNAESDKVDHPVSLYAATKRANELMAHAYSHLYGIPTSGLRFFTVYGPWGRPDMAYYRFASAITAGETIEVYNNGQLERDFTYVDDITESLCRLIGHPPVQNPPAAIYNIGKGSPVPLLKFIALLEKHLGRTARKVLLPMQQGDVYSTHADCTKLETMVGIVPETPLDQGLKAFVDWFCQYYAVVETR, from the coding sequence ATGCCACATATCCTGCTCACCGGCATGGCGGGTTTTATTGGCTTTCATCTGGCAAAACGTCTTGCAGATGAAGGCTTTGCCATCACCGGTATCGACAACCTCAATGCGTATTACGATCCTCGGCTGAAAGCGGGTCGCCTTGCCGAACTGGGATTTGACCATCAGGTATTTGATGAAGAAACAGCATACACTTCCGGACTTTTCCCGCACATGCGTTTCATCAAAGCCGATCTGAGCAACATAACATTCCTGGACCGGACTTTTGCCGAATCGCAATTCGACCTTGTGATTCATCTGGCCGCACAACCAGGCATCCGGGCCAGCATCAGCAAGCCTTATGCTTACCTGAAAGATAACCTCGAAGTTTTTTTGAACATCCTTGAAGCATGCCGCAACCATCCGGTCAGACATTTGATTTATGCGAGCAGCTCAAGTGTTTACGGATCGAACAGCAAGCTGCCCAATGCCGAAAGCGACAAAGTGGATCACCCTGTGAGCCTGTATGCTGCCACCAAGCGGGCCAACGAACTCATGGCGCACGCCTACAGTCATCTATACGGCATCCCCACATCCGGACTGCGTTTCTTCACGGTTTACGGCCCCTGGGGCAGACCCGACATGGCCTATTACCGATTTGCCAGCGCAATAACTGCAGGCGAGACCATCGAAGTGTACAACAATGGTCAACTTGAACGCGACTTCACCTATGTGGACGACATCACCGAGAGTTTGTGCAGGCTAATCGGCCATCCGCCCGTTCAAAATCCTCCGGCTGCCATCTATAACATCGGCAAAGGCTCGCCTGTGCCGCTGCTGAAGTTCATCGCCCTGCTCGAAAAACACCTTGGTAGAACTGCCCGGAAAGTATTGCTGCCCATGCAGCAAGGCGATGTGTACTCGACACACGCCGATTGCACAAAACTTGAAACAATGGTTGGTATTGTACCCGAAACGCCGCTCGACCAGGGACTTAAAGCATTTGTGGATTGGTTCTGTCAATATTATGCAGTAGTCGAAACCAGATGA
- a CDS encoding glycosyltransferase family 39 protein — translation MITGALRGMHPRKALLWLIVLLAVPAFFMYLGLQPFIPDEAIRALVAQEMIHSGDYLTPTLGGDIYLKKPPLYNWIIALAFQLTGKQNEFVMRLPMLVFLFLFTCSIYKLLAGERGHKQALLVALLFMTNGRILFYESLHGLIDIAFSWLVYLFFILSYKLMRRGKYLEMYLISYALMAIAYLMKGLPSLVFVAITLLVLHGLFGRFKLLFSWKHLSGVALMGLILGSYYLVYFSRNPVEPSEVFKVLLGETTRRTVLRFGWLATVKNLFVFPFNMTYHFLPWSFLLVLMFTKGSLQTIKNDIFLKYNALIIIFNILPYWTSPEVHPRYILMLVPPMMTLLVARYTELKDRHAPVVQWVEWMLGGALIIITLASWTPMLVEPTKDFAHIGLISATLFTALAALTIAYFRTPAYRLMLLVAALLVLRIGLNLTVLPARALLSKSFESRELARQVGELTKGHPLHVWWNPDKPLDPYYGRKRTAYAFMFYANEVRGDRMLFSSEKKPDAYYLARKSDFSPREAFVVKRLSPAEEAKDLFLIKFFPEVAK, via the coding sequence ATGATAACTGGAGCTTTGCGTGGTATGCACCCCCGGAAAGCATTGCTTTGGCTTATTGTACTGCTGGCTGTTCCGGCCTTTTTCATGTATCTTGGTTTGCAGCCGTTTATTCCGGACGAGGCTATCCGGGCGCTTGTCGCACAGGAGATGATCCACAGCGGCGATTACCTCACCCCCACCCTGGGCGGCGATATCTATCTGAAAAAGCCTCCGCTCTACAACTGGATCATCGCGCTGGCCTTTCAGCTCACAGGCAAGCAGAACGAGTTTGTGATGCGCCTGCCCATGCTGGTTTTTCTTTTCCTCTTCACATGCTCCATCTACAAACTGCTCGCCGGCGAGCGTGGACACAAACAAGCCCTGCTGGTCGCCCTGCTCTTCATGACCAACGGCAGAATTCTGTTTTATGAATCGCTTCATGGGCTGATCGATATTGCTTTTTCGTGGCTGGTTTACCTGTTTTTTATCCTGAGCTACAAGCTGATGCGCCGCGGTAAGTACCTGGAGATGTATTTGATCAGCTACGCACTCATGGCCATAGCCTACCTGATGAAAGGCCTGCCCAGCCTGGTGTTTGTCGCAATTACGCTGCTTGTGCTCCACGGCCTTTTTGGCAGGTTTAAATTGCTTTTCAGCTGGAAACACCTGTCAGGCGTGGCATTGATGGGTTTGATCCTGGGCAGCTACTACCTGGTTTATTTTTCCCGCAATCCGGTGGAGCCATCGGAGGTGTTCAAGGTCCTTCTGGGCGAAACCACACGCCGCACCGTCCTGCGTTTCGGCTGGCTGGCCACAGTGAAAAACCTGTTCGTCTTCCCCTTCAACATGACCTACCACTTCCTTCCGTGGAGCTTTCTGCTGGTGCTGATGTTTACCAAAGGTTCGCTTCAAACCATAAAAAATGACATCTTCCTGAAATACAACGCATTGATTATCATTTTCAATATCCTACCCTACTGGACTTCACCAGAGGTACATCCAAGATATATCCTGATGCTTGTGCCTCCGATGATGACCCTGCTTGTGGCGCGATATACCGAGCTGAAAGACCGGCATGCCCCTGTGGTACAATGGGTGGAATGGATGCTGGGTGGCGCACTGATCATCATCACGCTCGCCTCATGGACACCCATGCTGGTAGAGCCAACCAAAGATTTTGCACACATCGGCCTGATATCGGCCACCCTCTTTACTGCCCTGGCTGCACTCACCATAGCCTATTTCCGCACACCCGCCTACAGGCTGATGCTGCTTGTTGCGGCCCTACTTGTGCTGCGCATCGGGTTGAACCTTACCGTTTTACCGGCAAGAGCCTTGCTTTCGAAAAGCTTCGAAAGCCGTGAGCTCGCCCGCCAGGTGGGCGAACTCACCAAGGGACATCCGCTGCATGTATGGTGGAATCCCGACAAACCGCTCGATCCTTACTACGGCCGCAAACGTACTGCATACGCTTTCATGTTTTACGCCAACGAGGTGCGCGGCGACCGCATGCTGTTCAGCTCCGAAAAAAAACCTGACGCCTACTACCTGGCTCGAAAATCGGACTTTTCGCCCCGCGAAGCCTTTGTGGTGAAACGCCTCAGTCCTGCCGAAGAAGCCAAAGACTTGTTCCTGATCAAATTCTTTCCCGAAGTGGCAAAGTGA